The following DNA comes from Oncorhynchus clarkii lewisi isolate Uvic-CL-2024 chromosome 22, UVic_Ocla_1.0, whole genome shotgun sequence.
tgttatttcatgggtttgatgtcttcactattactcttcaatgtagaaaattgtaaaaataaagaaaaacccttgaatgggtaggtgtttccaaacttttgactggtactgtaaggattcagacccgttgctatgagattcgaaattgagctcaggtgcagcttgtttccattgataatttcttGATTGGAGACCTCcagtgttaaattcaattgattggacatgatttggaaaggcacacacctgcctatttaggaacccacagttgacagtgcatgtcagagcaaaaaccaagccatgaggttgcaGGAATGGTCCGTagacctccgagacaggattgtgtcagcatagaaggtccccaagaacacagtggcccccatctttcttaaatggaagaagtttggaaccagagCTGcccccaggccaaactgagcaatcgggggagaaggtccttggtcagggagacgaccaagaacccgatggtcactctgacagagctccagagttcctctgtggagatgggagaaccttccagaaggacaaccatctctgcaccaatcaggcctttatggtagagtggccagacggaagccactcctcagtaaaagacacaacagcccgcttggagtttgccaaaaggcacctaaaagactatcagaccatgagaaacaagattctctggtctgatgaaaccaagattgaactctttgtcctgactgccaagcgtcacattgggaggaaacctggcaccatccctacagtgaagaatggtggtggctgcatcatgcagtggggatgtttttcagcagcagggactgggagactagtcagtatcgagggaaagatgaatggagcaaagtaccgagagatctttgatgaaaacctgctcaggacctctgactggggtagacggttcaccttccaacaggacaacaaccctaagtacacagccaagacaacttgaacctgattgaacatctctggagagacctgaaaatagctgtgcagcaatgctccccatccaacctgacagagcttgagcggatctgcagagaagaacgggataaactccctaaatacaggtgtgccaagcttgtaacctcatacccaagaagatttgaggctgtaatcacggccaaaaagtgcttcaacaaagtactgagtaaagggtctgaatacttatgtacagtggaagtcgtaagtttacatacaccttatccaaatacatttaaactcagtttttcaccattgctgacatttaatcctagtcaaaagtccctgtcttatgtcagttaggatcatccttttattttaagaatgtgaaatgtcagaataatagaagagagaatgatttatttcagctttcatttatttcatcacattcccagtgggtcagaagtttacatacactcaattagtatttggtagcattgccttttcaTTATTTAATTTGGGTCTatcattttgggtagccttccacaagcttcccacaataagttgggtgaattttggcccattcctcctgacagagctggtgtaactgagtcaggtttgtaggcctccttgctcgcacagactttttcagttctgcccacagattttctagaggattgaggtcaggtctttgtgatggccactccaataccttgactttgttgtcattaagtcattataccacaactttggaagtatgcttgaggtcattgtccacttggaagacccatttgcgaccaagctttaacgtcctgactgatgtcttgatatgttgcttcaatatatccacacaattttcatccctcatgatgccatctattttgtgaagtgcaccagtccctcctgcagcaaagcacccccacaacatgatgctgccacccccgtgcgtcacggttgggatggtgttctttggcttgcaagcctccccctctttcctccaaacataatgatggtcattatggccaaacagttctatttttgtttcatcagaccagaggacatttctcctaaagtacaatctttgtccccatttgcagttgcaaaccatagtcttggtttttatggcagttttggagcagtggcttcttccttgctgagcggcctttcaggttatgtcgatataggacttgttttaatgtggatagagatacttttgtacctgtttcctccaggattttcacaaggtccttttctgtttttcctggattgattttcacttttcgcaccaaagtacgttcatctctaaaaGACAGaccgcatctccttcctgagcggtatcacagctgtgtggtcccatggtgtttatacttgcgtactattgtttgtagagatggatgtggtaccttcaagcatttggaaattgctcccaaggatgaactaaacttgtggaggtctataattatatttctgatgtcttggctgatttctttagattttcccatggtgtcaagcaaagaggcactgagtttgaaggtaggactttaaatagatccacaggtacacatccaattgactcaaattatgtcaattagcccatcagaagcttctaaagtcatgacatcattttctggaatgttccaagctgtttaaaggcacagtctacttagtgtatgtaaacttctgaccctctggaattgtgatacagtgagttataagtgaaataatctgtctgtaaacaattgttggaaaaattatttgtttcgtgcacaaagtagatgtcctgaccgacttgccaaaactataatttgttaacaagaaatttgtggagtggttgaaaaacaagttttaatgactccaccctaagtgtatgtaaacttctgacttcaacttgcAAATGTAATATTTTGGATTGTATATTTCTGCTTTGttactatggggtattgtgtgagattgatgagggaaaaaacaattcaatcaattttagaataaggctgtgacgtaacaaaatgtggaaaaagtcaaggggtctgaatactttaccaatgcactgtatgttctaTGACTGTCTGTATTTACTAGCACAATGTTTAGAGAGGTTGTTCATTTAATCACCACACTTGCCAATAAGACCACTGTCGAAGCAAACAAGATACACTACACGAGTCCCAATTTCCAAAACACCTCATCAACATCTTTGCTGTCATCCTGCAGATCATCTTTGAAGCTGAGCGTGGGAATGGCGTTCGGGGAGAGATTGGGCTGGACAACGTGGTGCTGACCTCAGGCTCCTGTCAAGAGGAAGACTCTGCCATCTTTTAAACTGCTCAACTCAGTGACACTGTAGAATCAGTCCACTTTGTTTGACACACAGCTCAGAGGCAGAGCAGAAGTCTCTACCTTTAGTCTGCTCCTTTCCGAGAACAAGCACACATCTTCATAATCCCAAACTAAGGGTGTAttgatctgtactgtatgtgcaaCAATTATTGTTCAGCTGTCAACGTTGGAAAGTGTTGCATAAGGGTTTGAGCAATGGTATGTGGAGGGGTTTCTGCACGTTTCCAAGGCTCTGCTTTTGAAATTTTCTGTTAATTTGAGCCACCAAGACAAAGAGTAACGTCCACAAATAAATTATCcgacacatatatacagtgcggATTTCAATGTTCACAAATACTTTTCATTTTATTCAATTATTTTCACATTAAATATCATGTTTTTTATATGTGAGAATATGTCATGTCTCCAAAATGTCTACAAAAAAACAAAATTGTGTTGCTTTTTCATTTTTTAAGTGATATTGAAATACTGCAGGTAGCAGCAATATAGACTTGTAGTTATGTGAAATCAAAATATGAATATTAGATTAATCAAGAAGTCTTCACTTGAAGGTTACATGGTTTTTAAGATcatattgtgtgtatgtaacaATGAATAAACTGCTGTAAATTGCGCTTTCATATCGTAAtacataaaacatgtttttataaggACTCTGTCCATATTTCATTCTAATGGTCTTTGCTTGTGGTCACCAGCTGCTTGTCTATGAGGCCATGTATACTAAAATGGTCACAACCTCTCAACATTTCTGTTATTTGTAGGTTTTTAAACAATTAATTATTGATGTCGGTTCAGTTATTTGAATtccagttctttaaaaaaaaatctgtgagcTAGAAAAATCTGAAAAATCAGATTAAACtagaactgtgcgatgtagtagggagttgtagtttccaactgGCCAATATTCAACATAGTTTCGCACATAAAACATGGTatttaactacaatgaccataatccattgagCCCGCCTACTTGTTTCTTCTGTGTGGAGCAGACAcatagatggagagaagagagaatgcaTGATTGAGAGGGATAGAAAGCAGTTGCTTTGCGGGGGAGGGATAGAAAGCAGTTGCTTCACAAGGTATTTCTACCAACTATTAAGTGAttaatagttggtattcagcagtcataaaagtatgccttatttactatgaactactaaaatagtgattttgtcagacagtataggcagcagctctattcatgggttgcatgttttttcacaatattgttttgaacgTTATTGTTACTCAATGAGCACTGATGAAGATTTCATCAAAAGTGCATTACAGTGCTACTGAggggtgcagcggtctaaggcaatgcatctggtgcaggaggcatcactacagtccctggtttgaatccagggtGTATCACATCctgccttgattgggagtcccaatcaTAGCTGGTTGTGATACTGCCTCTcagtgcatctcagtgttagaggcgtcactacagaccctggtttgaatccagggtGTATCACATCctgccttgattgggagtcccaatcatagctggttgtgatacaccctggattcaaaccagggtctgtagtgacgcctctaataCAACCAGCTAtgattgggactcccaatcaaggcagGATGTGATACaccctggattcaaaccagggtctgtagtgatgcctctaacactgagatgcagtgcattagaccactgcgccactcgggagccccatgaCGTGACAgagatgacttggaattaaataatgAAGTCGTCAAATAAAACTAACGTAACAtaaacaacaactgaaatattttattaatgtaaagtaatgtgaataaataataGTTAATAAGCAGTAATTTGCAGTCACTACTATCATGGGActttaatcactcagcactactgcTAGAGAAACGCTGTTTGCCAAACTCATTCTCACAGAAAGCAACACATGTTCACTTAAAACAAATTAGTGGGGGAGTAGTGGAAAAGCCTTAGGGGCAGTAATACCAAACCTTTTtcagttactgtaccaccaactggaTTTGCTCTGCCTGGAGTACCCCTGAAATACCTTGTGTGCATTTTACCAATAGGCCTATATTCAGTAGACCTATGGTctgtctcatgagtcttctcaagtacccctaCGGGTCCTCTGGTTGGCAACCACCAATATAGTGGAATGTGTTCCATAGACATCGCAAAAGAAAAATGATCTTTAATTGGCCAGTTTTTACTCTTTAATAGACAACACCATGAAAATATTAGGCCTACTAAAGACATCCAATCAGCTGACAGACTGTGTAAAATATGGGCCTACAATGTTAGAAATCATAAATAATCGTAACCAATTTACCAGGCTAATGCTAAATCTTTAACTCTGTCtgtcctctggtcaaaagttatgGGAAAAGTAGCTTGATTTTGGTACTGGTCTAGTCCTGTCTACCGTGTGTTTATCGCCCTCTGGTGGCTCTGTTTCTGTAAGTATCAGAAGTGGTGTTGATTGAGtactgcagctagctagctatttactGGCTAAAACCATAGaaaatgatagaggcctctagtggccaaaaggcaaTTTTAGCATGGGCAACACCATTGGTATAATAAGAACTGGAGACTGCGTTCAAGATGTCTGACCGTTGTTTTCAAGGTAATCTACTCACGTTTGCAAACACTGATTCATGGACAGTCTATATCCGGGTAGCACTCAGTGCGCACAGGGAGCAGTGCGAACAGTGACAATGACATCACGTCACCTAAAAACATGGTAAACATTGGATGAAAAAACATTTATCATTGTCGGCCTTCGCAACAATTATTTTAATAATTCAATGGATGTATTGTGTAAAAAGGTGATGACTAAAGTGTCTTATTAGGAATATTCTAATCTGATTTCTCTATGGGGGAGTGTATAGCAATTGTTTTTCTGGGCCGGGTGTCAGTTAAACTGCAGTACCTAAGCAAAACTGTAGCCCCTGAAACTGTGCTTCTTAATAACAGGAACCCTGGCCCCTagcattgagggcttccaccatttaaTGTAgccaactgggtgggacttccaactttATTGGCTGATCCCACCTGGTgaccctgttggagtcatgtccaactGGGTCACCAGGAAGGATCAGCCAGTCATAAAAAAATCTGTACTACTTTAACATGGAGATAGCCTCAATACTGGCACAGATGCTATAAtagcacagatacaaagatgagtcctctatcaaTCTCTATGGCTAAAACAGTCACCAGTACAGTTGCATTTGTTTAAAATGGCTTTTTATTATAAATAATCTGCTATTGTGAACTGAGTGATGGGACTCGAAAACATTTAACAGTACTGTAAAAAGTTCGAGACTTCTTGGGTCACATGAGTGGAAACAGAGGCTAGTCCGCCATCAGTGTTGAGCCagccagttaacgttagctaacttcTATTGAAGCCAAACGATTGACAGCTTGAAAAAAAGCTTTTAACTATCACAGTCCTTGGATGTGTTCTTCAAAACTTGCCAACGGTAAGGTAAGTGTCTGAAGACCAAGTGTCTGaaggtttagctagctaacgtttgctaaATCGTTTTCAGCATGCTTAATAGCTATAGTAGCTAGGCTACTTAGCATAACAAAGCTAGCTCAATATTGATTGTCATCCAACTTCAGCCTGTTGTGAGGGCGTTGCGCCCTATTTTATTTTAAGTTCGTTACAAACAATATTTCACCGTGATTTTTTCTTATTCTTCCGTGTCATAATTACCTAgctatttagctaacgttagttgtaCAACActaactaacattagctagccaaCTAGTTGGCAATTTAATAACTACTGTTAGCAAACAGTAGCTATGACATGTCAGTTGAACTATGTGTCGGTATGTTTTGTAAAAAGGCTGGTAATACAGACAGCTGTGCAGTCACTGTACTGAATGTTTATGTTACGTAGCTATACTTGAAGGTTCAGTCAACACATTGCTTGCTAAATATTTCATTCCAGCTGTTTGAATGTTGACTATGCTTCACATTATAATGACCCACACGATACAGACACACGTGACTAAGAACCCCGGCCATTGTCTGTAGCACGTGATCCGGGCCAGCTGAGACCGAGGGAGGCTTCAATAATTCACGGGTAAGTCAAGTCTCTTTGGTGAAGGTTAACCACATTTCACTTCTCCCTATTTGTGTGATTTGACTAGTGTTTAATTGTTGTAAGATAAAGTGATAACATTCAAGTGTTTTCCATAGGTTTCAAAATATCTACACTGAGCAGTAAAGGTAAGTCTAGCTCCTAGACATACTTTTTAGGTGGAAAAACAGGTTTGAGAAACTTGAAGGCTATTGTGCTACAGTTGTTAGTTACACATTACTGTCCTCCAGGTTCCTATTCTCCAGAGGAAGAGTCCACGTGCCGTTTAAGAGCCATGACCGCCAAGTCATCCCTGCTGAAAGTCATCCTGCTGGGAGACGGAGGAGTGGGGAAGAGCTCCCTCATGAACCGCTACGTCACCAACAAGTTTGACACACACCTCTTCCACACCATTGGCGTGGAGTTCCTCAACAAGGATCTGGAAGTGGACAGCCGTCTGGTCACCATGCAGATCTGGGACACGGCTGGACAGGAGCGTTTCCGCAGCCTCCGGACTCCCTTCTACCGCGGCTCCGACTGCTGCCTGCTCACCTTCAGCGTGGATGACAACCAGAGCTTCCACAACCTGGCCAACTGGAAGAAGGAGTTCATCTACTACGCTGATGTCAAGGAGCCCGAGAAGTTCCCCTTTGTGGTGCTGGGGAACAAGGTGGATGTGACGGAGAGGCAGGTGTCTGCTGAGGATGCTCAACAGTGGTGTCGGGATAACGGCAATCACCCTTACTAT
Coding sequences within:
- the LOC139380510 gene encoding ras-related protein Rab-9A-like, whose protein sequence is MTAKSSLLKVILLGDGGVGKSSLMNRYVTNKFDTHLFHTIGVEFLNKDLEVDSRLVTMQIWDTAGQERFRSLRTPFYRGSDCCLLTFSVDDNQSFHNLANWKKEFIYYADVKEPEKFPFVVLGNKVDVTERQVSAEDAQQWCRDNGNHPYYETSAKDSTNVAIAFEEAVRNVLAMEERADHLIPTDTVNLHRKPRSSASCC